A window of the Acanthochromis polyacanthus isolate Apoly-LR-REF ecotype Palm Island chromosome 10, KAUST_Apoly_ChrSc, whole genome shotgun sequence genome harbors these coding sequences:
- the LOC110952215 gene encoding melanin-concentrating hormone receptor 2 encodes MNHTGVLCKNNQTHNFTDQSCQNPTAPPYSHIDITTFMHIFPSIYGILCSVGVIANGLVIYAVAACKKKMVSDIYVLNLAVADMLFLLVMPFNIHQLVRDRQWAFGNFMCKAVVVVDVSNQFTTVGIVTVLCIDRYIAIVHPSSEKRTVQWTIIINMLVWLGSFLLTVPVMIYAKVVRRQHLEVCMMYLDGPGDMYWYTLYQSILGFIIPLIIISTFYSLTLYHVFSSIRRVKRKQSVWARRATKMVLMVITLFLICWSPYHVIQVINLSIKTPTIAFVYAYNVSICLSYSHSCINPLMLLIFAQNYRERLCRRNALFSSQHSSKVTVVKTDGSSTTNDPNYRCTVI; translated from the exons ATGAACCACACCGGCGTGCTGTGCAAAAACAACCAGACACACAACTTTACCGATCAGTCGTGCCAGAACCCCACTGCACCGCCTTACAGTCACATCGACATCACCACTTTCATGCACATTTTCCCTTCGATTTATGGCATCCTGTGCTCGGTTGGAGTTATCGCCAACGGGCTGGTGATCTACGCGGTGGCAGCATGCAAGAAAAAGATGGTCTCGGACATCTACGTGCTCAACTTGGCAGTTGCAGACATGCTGTTCTTGCTCGTGATGCCCTTCAACATCCACCAGctggtcagagacagacagtggGCTTTCGGAAACTTTATGTGTAAGGCAGTTGTGGTGGTGGATGTCAGCAACCAGTTTACCACTGTGGGGATAGTCACTGTGTTGTGCATTGACAG GTACATAGCTATCGTCCATCCGAGCTCAGAGAAGAGGACCGTGCAGTGgaccatcatcatcaacatgctGGTGTGGCTGGGCAGCTTCCTGCTCACCGTGCCGGTCATGATATACGCCAAAGTTGTCCGCAGGCAGCATTTGGAGGTCTGCATGATGTACCTGGACGGGCCTGGAGACATGTACTGGTACACCCTCTACCAGTCCATCCTGGGTTTCATCATAcccctcatcatcatcagcaccTTCTACTCGCTTACCCTCTACCATGTCTTCAGCTCCATCCGCCGGGTCAAACGGAAGCAGTCGGTGTGGGCCAGAAGAGCCACCAAGATGGTCCTGATGGTCATCACCTTGTTCCTGATCTGCTGGTCGCCCTACCACGTCATCCAAGTCATCAACCTGAGCATCAAAACGCCGACCATCGCTTTCGTCTACGCCTACAACGTCAGCATCTGCCTCAGCTACTCCCACAGCTGCATCAACCCGCTCATGTTGCTCATCTTCGCCCAGAACTACCGCGAGCGTCTTTGCCGCAGAAACGCCCTGTTCAGCTCCCAGCACTCGTCCAAGGTCACAGTGGTCAAAACAGACGGCTCCAGTACGACAAATGACCCCAACTATCGCTGTACTGTCATATAA